In the Piscinibacter sp. XHJ-5 genome, one interval contains:
- a CDS encoding GNAT family N-acetyltransferase, whose product MPSARRNDTSACSGRAPHRSLVPHDRKTMAALRLHAATNDDSTLTALTSNVRLRPFCASDLEAAQALSAGVNWPHRVEDWQFAFAHGTGVVAERDGSVVGTALRWLWGTDRATLGLVIVSPALQGHGIGRRLMTALLQDSGRRNVLLHATAEGEPLYERLGFRSIGSIRQHQGISAKTARPALAEGERLRPVDRHDADVLATLDVKAAGLPRPSLLRRLLNEEEVVVFDRDGEAVGFSVLRRFGRGHAIGPVVAPDMASARALIAHWCHLYAGNFLRIDVDAESGLPEWLESLGLQHAGRVTAMVRGRLPPRGPACGGWALITQAMG is encoded by the coding sequence ATGCCAAGCGCGCGCCGAAACGATACGTCGGCTTGTAGCGGCCGGGCTCCCCACCGATCCCTTGTTCCTCACGATCGCAAGACCATGGCCGCACTTCGACTCCACGCCGCAACGAACGACGACTCGACCCTGACCGCGCTGACGTCCAACGTCCGCCTGCGTCCGTTCTGCGCCAGCGATCTCGAAGCCGCACAGGCGTTGTCGGCCGGAGTCAATTGGCCGCACCGCGTGGAGGACTGGCAGTTCGCGTTCGCCCACGGGACCGGGGTTGTGGCCGAACGCGATGGCAGCGTCGTGGGCACCGCGCTGCGCTGGTTGTGGGGCACCGACCGCGCCACGCTCGGTCTCGTCATCGTTTCGCCTGCCCTGCAGGGCCATGGCATCGGTCGGCGTTTGATGACCGCGCTGCTGCAGGACAGCGGGCGACGCAACGTGCTGCTGCACGCGACGGCAGAAGGCGAGCCGCTGTACGAGCGGCTGGGCTTCCGCAGCATCGGATCGATTCGGCAGCATCAGGGAATCTCCGCGAAGACCGCGCGGCCGGCGCTGGCGGAAGGAGAGCGCCTGCGTCCGGTGGACCGGCACGACGCCGATGTGCTCGCCACGCTCGACGTGAAGGCCGCAGGGCTGCCGCGTCCCTCGCTGCTACGCCGGCTGCTGAACGAGGAGGAGGTCGTCGTGTTCGATCGCGACGGCGAGGCGGTGGGCTTCTCGGTGCTGCGCCGTTTCGGACGCGGGCATGCGATCGGGCCGGTGGTCGCTCCGGACATGGCGTCCGCGCGCGCCCTGATCGCTCACTGGTGCCACCTGTACGCCGGCAATTTCCTGCGCATCGACGTCGACGCGGAAAGCGGCTTGCCCGAGTGGCTGGAAAGTCTCGGGCTGCAGCACGCCGGCAGGGTGACCGCCATGGTGCGCGGCAGGCTGCCGCCGCGGGGCCCCGCGTGTGGCGGCTGGGCGCTGATCACGCAGGCGATGGGGTGA
- the alr gene encoding alanine racemase, whose product MTRPARITVDVDALRHNHRVLRRLHGGRLLAVLKANAYGHGAVACARALAEADGFAVAFGGEATALRAAGVRAPVLVLEGVFSVAELHTALLESWWIVVHHEEQLAMIESSSLPLGSLHVWLKLDSGMHRCGFAPNAFRAAHARLMATGKLSSITLMSHFARADECDSAFTAEQISRFDSAVAGLPGPYSLANSAGVLSWPAARRDWARCGIALYGAGAGPQTGLRPVMRVSSEIVAMREIAAGEPVGYGGRFVATRPTRVGLVAFGYADGYPRSTPDGTPLAVDGHRVPLVGRVSMDMLTVDLTELPSARVGSEVELWGRDVSVDDVAQRAGTIAYELLCNAKRAPKRYVGL is encoded by the coding sequence ATGACCCGCCCAGCCCGCATCACGGTCGACGTGGACGCACTGCGGCACAACCACCGCGTGCTTCGCCGCCTGCACGGCGGCCGACTGCTTGCCGTGTTGAAAGCCAACGCGTACGGTCACGGTGCCGTGGCGTGCGCCCGTGCTCTCGCGGAGGCGGATGGTTTCGCCGTTGCCTTCGGCGGCGAAGCGACGGCGCTGCGTGCCGCCGGCGTGCGCGCGCCGGTGCTCGTGCTCGAGGGCGTGTTCTCCGTCGCCGAGCTGCACACCGCGTTGCTGGAGTCCTGGTGGATCGTCGTCCACCACGAAGAACAGCTGGCGATGATCGAGTCCTCCTCGCTGCCGCTCGGCAGCTTGCACGTGTGGCTGAAGCTCGACAGCGGCATGCATCGCTGCGGCTTCGCGCCAAACGCGTTCCGTGCCGCTCATGCGCGCCTGATGGCGACCGGCAAGCTGTCCTCGATCACGCTGATGAGCCATTTCGCGCGGGCCGACGAATGCGACAGCGCGTTCACCGCGGAGCAGATTTCCCGCTTCGACAGTGCAGTCGCTGGCCTGCCCGGCCCGTACAGCTTGGCCAACTCAGCCGGCGTGTTGTCCTGGCCGGCCGCACGCCGTGATTGGGCGCGTTGCGGCATTGCGCTGTATGGCGCAGGCGCCGGGCCGCAGACCGGCCTTCGTCCGGTCATGCGGGTGTCCAGCGAGATCGTCGCGATGCGCGAGATCGCCGCCGGCGAGCCGGTCGGCTACGGCGGCCGGTTCGTCGCGACGCGGCCGACGCGTGTCGGCCTGGTGGCATTCGGCTACGCCGACGGCTATCCGCGCAGCACGCCCGACGGCACACCGCTCGCCGTCGACGGGCATCGCGTGCCGCTCGTCGGGCGCGTGTCGATGGACATGCTGACGGTGGATCTGACGGAGCTCCCGTCGGCGCGCGTGGGCAGCGAGGTCGAGCTCTGGGGACGAGACGTGTCGGTCGACGATGTCGCGCAGCGTGCCGGCACGATCGCCTACGAGCTGTTGTGCAATGCCAAGCGCGCGCCGAAACGATACGTCGGCTTGTAG
- a CDS encoding NAD-dependent succinate-semialdehyde dehydrogenase, producing the protein MPLSIRRDDLLPGRNFIGRWCEAQLGRRFDVADPATDTVFASVPDSGEDDARAALEAAHAAFTAWRAVPARQRAQILKRWNDLIVAHQEDLGRLISREQGKPLAEGRGEVAYAASYVEWFAEEATRANGDVIPAPVVGRRMFALKEPVGVVAAITPWNFPAAMIARKIAPALAAGCTVVCKPAEDTPLTSLALVKLAEEAGVPPGVLNIVTASRERAAEVVDVWLDDPRVRKISFTGSTPVGKHLARRSADTLKKLSLELGGNAPFIVFDDADIDAAVEGLMAAKFRNGGQTCVSPNRVYVQAGVHDTFADKLAERVAALKVGPASDAGSQIGPMINARAVDKIERHVRDAVDRGARILVGGQRLPAVGRNYFAPTVLIGADTTMACACEETFGPVVPVTRFETEAEVVAAANATPYGLAAYFYSRDVKRIWRVAEALEAGLVGINEGALAAEAAPFGGVKESGYGREGSIHGLDEYMHLKYLCQGQL; encoded by the coding sequence ATGCCGCTTTCCATCCGCCGCGACGACCTGCTGCCGGGACGCAACTTCATCGGCCGCTGGTGCGAGGCACAGCTGGGACGCCGATTCGACGTGGCCGATCCGGCGACCGACACCGTCTTCGCCAGCGTTCCCGACAGCGGTGAAGACGATGCACGTGCCGCGCTCGAAGCGGCGCATGCCGCCTTCACCGCATGGCGTGCAGTCCCTGCCAGGCAACGCGCGCAGATTCTCAAGCGCTGGAACGACCTCATCGTGGCGCACCAGGAGGACCTGGGCCGGCTGATCTCGCGCGAGCAGGGCAAGCCGCTCGCCGAAGGGCGCGGCGAGGTGGCCTATGCCGCCAGCTACGTCGAGTGGTTCGCCGAAGAGGCGACGCGCGCCAACGGCGACGTGATCCCCGCGCCGGTGGTGGGACGCCGCATGTTTGCGCTGAAGGAGCCGGTGGGCGTGGTCGCCGCGATCACGCCCTGGAACTTCCCGGCCGCGATGATCGCGCGCAAGATCGCGCCGGCGCTGGCCGCCGGCTGCACGGTGGTGTGCAAGCCCGCCGAGGACACGCCGCTGACGTCGCTCGCGCTGGTCAAGCTCGCGGAAGAAGCCGGCGTGCCGCCGGGCGTGCTGAACATCGTGACCGCCTCGCGCGAACGGGCGGCCGAGGTGGTCGACGTCTGGCTCGACGACCCGCGGGTGCGCAAGATCAGCTTCACCGGCTCGACGCCGGTCGGCAAGCACCTCGCGCGCCGCAGCGCCGACACGCTGAAGAAGCTCTCGCTGGAGCTCGGCGGCAACGCGCCGTTCATCGTGTTCGACGATGCCGACATCGATGCCGCGGTCGAAGGACTCATGGCGGCGAAGTTCCGCAACGGCGGCCAGACCTGCGTGAGCCCCAACCGCGTGTACGTGCAGGCCGGCGTGCACGACACCTTCGCCGACAAGCTGGCTGAACGCGTCGCGGCGCTGAAGGTCGGGCCTGCCAGCGACGCCGGTTCGCAGATCGGCCCGATGATCAATGCCCGAGCGGTCGACAAGATCGAGCGCCACGTGCGCGACGCCGTCGACCGCGGTGCCCGCATCCTCGTGGGAGGACAGCGGCTCCCGGCAGTGGGACGCAACTACTTCGCGCCCACGGTCCTGATCGGAGCCGACACGACGATGGCTTGCGCCTGCGAGGAAACCTTCGGCCCCGTGGTGCCGGTCACGCGCTTCGAGACCGAGGCCGAGGTCGTGGCGGCAGCCAATGCCACGCCGTACGGGTTGGCCGCGTATTTCTACTCGCGTGACGTCAAGCGCATCTGGCGCGTGGCCGAGGCGCTGGAAGCCGGCCTTGTCGGCATCAACGAAGGCGCGCTCGCGGCCGAGGCGGCGCCTTTCGGAGGGGTCAAGGAATCGGGCTACGGCCGCGAGGGCTCCATCCATGGCCTCGACGAGTACATGCACCTCAAGTACCTGTGCCAAGGACAGCTTTAG
- a CDS encoding tartrate dehydrogenase: MTPTFRIAAIPGDGIGKEVMPEGLRVLEVAAERFGFALELRQIEWASCDWYAKHGQMMPDDWKDELAGVDAIYFGAVGWPAAVPDNVSLWGSLLKFRREFDQYINLRPVRLFDGVPCPLAGRKPGDIDYLVVRENTEGEYTNLGGVMYAGTEREIVIQESVFSRFGADRVLKYAFELAQSRPRRHLTVATKSNGIAISMPWWDGRADDMAKRYPEVAIDKQHIDILSARFVLQPQRFDVVVASNLFGDILSDLGPATTGTIGLAPSANLNPERKFPSLFEPVHGSAPDIFGQRIANPIAMIWSGALMLDFLTQGQGAGRAAHDAIVKAIEAVIARGPRTPDLGGQAHTEDIGRAIADLVKEL; the protein is encoded by the coding sequence ATGACACCGACCTTTCGCATCGCCGCGATTCCCGGCGACGGCATTGGCAAGGAAGTGATGCCCGAGGGCCTGCGGGTCCTCGAAGTGGCGGCCGAACGCTTCGGCTTCGCGCTCGAGCTGCGCCAGATCGAGTGGGCCAGCTGCGACTGGTACGCCAAGCACGGCCAGATGATGCCGGACGACTGGAAAGACGAACTCGCCGGCGTCGACGCCATCTACTTCGGCGCTGTCGGCTGGCCCGCGGCCGTGCCGGACAACGTGTCGCTGTGGGGCTCGCTGCTCAAGTTCCGCCGCGAGTTCGACCAGTACATCAACCTGCGGCCGGTGCGGCTGTTCGACGGCGTGCCGTGCCCCTTGGCCGGCCGCAAGCCGGGCGACATCGACTACCTCGTGGTGCGCGAGAACACCGAGGGCGAGTACACCAACCTGGGCGGCGTGATGTACGCCGGCACGGAACGCGAGATCGTGATCCAGGAGTCGGTGTTCTCGCGCTTCGGCGCCGACCGCGTGCTGAAGTACGCGTTCGAGCTGGCGCAGTCGCGTCCGCGCAGGCACCTGACCGTCGCGACCAAGAGCAACGGCATCGCGATCAGCATGCCCTGGTGGGATGGGCGCGCCGATGACATGGCCAAGCGCTATCCCGAGGTCGCCATCGACAAGCAGCACATCGACATCCTGAGCGCGCGCTTCGTGCTGCAGCCGCAGCGCTTCGACGTGGTGGTCGCGAGCAACCTCTTCGGCGACATCCTGAGCGACCTGGGTCCGGCCACCACCGGCACGATCGGGCTGGCGCCGAGCGCGAACCTCAACCCGGAGCGCAAGTTCCCGTCGCTGTTCGAGCCGGTGCACGGCTCGGCGCCGGACATCTTCGGCCAGCGCATCGCGAACCCGATCGCGATGATCTGGTCGGGCGCGCTGATGCTCGACTTCCTGACGCAGGGGCAGGGCGCGGGCCGGGCGGCGCACGACGCGATCGTGAAGGCCATCGAAGCCGTCATCGCCCGCGGGCCGCGCACGCCCGACCTGGGCGGCCAGGCCCATACCGAAGACATCGGCCGTGCAATCGCCGACCTTGTGAAGGAACTCTGA
- a CDS encoding ABC transporter ATP-binding protein — protein sequence MGSPVLVKDLTITAGGATLVDALSFTIQPGEVLALIGESGSGKTTTALALMGYARRGCRISGGSVRIGDVDVLALDARQLRALRGRTVTYIAQSAAASFDPARTILDQVVEPAVLHGTMRRGEAELKAIQLFRELALPEPESIGQRYPHQVSGGQLQRLMAAMALITDPEVVILDEPTTALDVTTQVEVLRAFRRVVRERQVTAVYVSHDLAVVAQMADHILVLRDGCMREVGATERLLVAPQNEYTKSLLAAARPAPRVSAANAKDADVLLRVQGVSAGYGKPDAQGKPAIMIIEDIDLELRRGQAIGVIGESGSGKTTLARAVAGLLPPCAGTMQFNGRTLPPALAQRTREDLRRIQIVFQSADTALNPSHTIERILARPLEFYKGLKGVALRRRIDELLDIVKLPRTLADRLPGGLSGGQKQRVNLARALAAEPDLILCDEVTSALDTVVGAAVLDLIAELRRELGVSYLFISHDLHTVRSVCDEIVVMRNGHKLAQVARADYDRGPHHPYYEQLARAVPELRRGWLDDLDKQRPALVA from the coding sequence ATGGGAAGTCCCGTCCTTGTCAAGGATCTCACCATCACCGCCGGCGGCGCGACGCTCGTCGATGCCTTGAGCTTCACGATCCAGCCGGGCGAGGTGCTCGCACTGATCGGCGAATCCGGTTCCGGCAAGACCACCACCGCGCTGGCGCTGATGGGCTATGCACGGCGCGGCTGCCGCATCAGCGGCGGCAGCGTGCGCATCGGCGACGTCGACGTGCTCGCGCTCGATGCTCGGCAGTTGCGTGCGCTGCGCGGCCGCACCGTGACCTACATCGCCCAGAGCGCGGCGGCTTCGTTCGATCCGGCGCGCACGATCCTCGACCAGGTCGTCGAGCCTGCCGTCCTGCACGGCACGATGCGCCGCGGGGAGGCCGAGCTGAAGGCCATCCAGTTGTTCCGAGAGCTGGCGCTGCCCGAACCCGAATCGATCGGCCAGCGCTACCCGCACCAGGTTTCCGGCGGGCAGCTGCAGCGCCTGATGGCGGCCATGGCGCTGATCACCGATCCCGAGGTCGTGATCCTCGACGAGCCGACGACGGCACTCGACGTCACGACGCAGGTCGAGGTGCTGCGCGCCTTCCGCCGCGTCGTGCGCGAGCGGCAGGTGACGGCGGTCTACGTCAGCCACGACCTCGCGGTCGTCGCGCAGATGGCCGATCACATCCTGGTCCTGCGCGACGGTTGCATGCGAGAGGTCGGCGCGACCGAGCGACTCCTCGTGGCGCCGCAGAACGAATACACGAAGAGCCTGCTGGCCGCGGCGCGCCCGGCGCCGCGCGTTTCGGCCGCCAACGCAAAGGACGCCGACGTGCTGCTGCGCGTGCAAGGCGTGTCGGCCGGCTACGGCAAGCCCGACGCCCAAGGCAAGCCGGCCATCATGATCATCGAGGACATCGACCTCGAGCTCAGGCGCGGCCAGGCGATCGGCGTCATCGGCGAATCGGGCTCCGGCAAGACGACGCTGGCGCGCGCGGTGGCCGGGCTGTTGCCTCCCTGCGCCGGCACGATGCAGTTCAACGGCCGCACCCTGCCGCCCGCGCTCGCGCAGCGCACGCGCGAGGACCTGCGGCGCATCCAGATCGTGTTCCAGTCGGCCGACACGGCGCTCAACCCGTCGCACACCATCGAGCGCATCCTGGCGCGGCCGCTGGAGTTCTACAAGGGCCTGAAGGGGGTCGCGCTGCGCCGGCGCATCGACGAGCTGCTCGACATCGTGAAGCTGCCCCGCACCCTGGCCGACCGGCTGCCCGGCGGGCTCTCGGGCGGGCAGAAGCAGCGCGTGAACCTGGCGCGCGCGCTGGCCGCCGAGCCCGACCTGATCCTTTGCGACGAGGTGACATCGGCGCTCGACACGGTGGTCGGCGCCGCGGTGCTCGACCTGATCGCCGAGCTCAGGCGCGAGCTCGGCGTGTCGTACCTGTTCATCAGCCACGACCTGCACACGGTGCGCTCGGTCTGCGACGAGATCGTCGTCATGCGGAACGGCCACAAGCTCGCCCAGGTGGCGCGTGCCGACTACGACCGCGGTCCGCACCATCCCTACTATGAGCAGCTCGCGCGCGCGGTGCCCGAGCTCAGGCGCGGCTGGCTCGACGATCTCGACAAGCAACGGCCCGCGCTGGTGGCCTGA
- a CDS encoding ABC transporter permease yields the protein MRLAYFGISGWIGLGVVAFWAMAAVFGPTLLSRTGAAGGGAVFAPISAAHWLGTDYLGRDMLARVIEGSRYTVGVAFLATLLASGTGTLLALLAAASGRWIDATLSRGLDTLTAIPSKMFALLIVAGFGSSMPMLVVAAAIIYVPGAYRIARSLAVNINALDYVTVARTRGEGTGYVMLREILPNIAGPMLADLGLRFVYVVLLLASLSFLGLGVQPPAADWGSLVRENIGALAEGGASVIAPSLAIASLTIAVNLVIDNLPGRGARERGAR from the coding sequence ATGCGGCTCGCGTACTTCGGCATCTCCGGCTGGATCGGCTTGGGCGTCGTCGCGTTCTGGGCGATGGCCGCGGTCTTCGGCCCGACGCTGCTGTCGCGCACCGGCGCGGCCGGCGGCGGCGCCGTGTTCGCACCGATCAGCGCGGCTCACTGGCTGGGCACCGACTACCTGGGCCGCGACATGCTGGCCCGCGTGATCGAGGGTTCGCGCTACACCGTCGGCGTGGCGTTTCTCGCCACGCTCCTGGCCAGCGGCACCGGCACCCTGCTCGCGCTGCTGGCTGCAGCAAGCGGCCGCTGGATCGACGCGACACTGAGCCGCGGGCTGGACACGCTGACGGCGATTCCCAGCAAGATGTTCGCGCTGCTGATCGTCGCCGGCTTCGGCTCCTCGATGCCGATGCTCGTCGTCGCCGCAGCGATCATCTACGTGCCGGGTGCCTACCGCATCGCGCGCTCGCTGGCGGTGAACATCAATGCGCTCGACTACGTGACCGTCGCGCGCACGCGCGGCGAGGGCACGGGCTACGTGATGCTGCGCGAGATCCTGCCCAACATCGCCGGACCCATGCTCGCCGACCTCGGCCTGCGTTTCGTCTACGTGGTGCTGCTGCTTGCCAGCCTGAGCTTCCTCGGCCTCGGCGTGCAGCCGCCGGCGGCCGACTGGGGTTCGCTGGTGCGCGAGAACATCGGCGCGCTCGCGGAAGGCGGCGCATCGGTGATCGCACCGTCGCTCGCGATCGCGAGCCTGACGATCGCGGTCAACCTGGTGATCGACAACCTGCCGGGCCGCGGGGCCCGCGAACGAGGAGCAAGGTGA
- a CDS encoding ABC transporter permease produces the protein MNALVLKLLAQRIALALLSLLAVSVIVFAITAVLPGDAAQEQLGQDATPEALAALRAQMGLDVPAPRRYLRWLGAMVRGDLGTSSTTQLPVAELIGSRLPNSLLLAAVTALFSVPIALTLGVASAVWRGSWFDRAASTSAVAVVSVPEFLVATLAVLVFAVQLKWLPALSYVSDIESLGQLLRAFAMPVLTLCCVIVAQMMRMSRAAVIDQLEAPYIEMVRLKGASPLRIVLAHALPNAVGPIANAVALSLSYLLGGVIIVETIFNYPGIAKLMVDGVSQRDMPLVQACAMLFCAGYLILVTTADVFGILANPRLRHR, from the coding sequence ATGAACGCCCTCGTTCTCAAGCTGCTGGCCCAGCGCATCGCGCTGGCGCTGCTCTCCCTGCTGGCGGTCTCGGTGATCGTCTTCGCGATCACCGCGGTGCTGCCGGGCGACGCGGCGCAGGAGCAGCTCGGCCAGGATGCGACGCCCGAGGCGCTCGCGGCGCTGCGCGCCCAGATGGGCCTGGACGTGCCCGCGCCGCGGCGCTACCTGCGCTGGCTCGGCGCAATGGTGCGCGGCGATCTGGGAACATCGTCGACGACGCAGCTGCCCGTGGCCGAGCTCATTGGCAGCCGGCTGCCGAATTCGCTGCTTCTGGCCGCGGTGACGGCGCTGTTCTCGGTGCCGATCGCGCTCACGCTCGGCGTCGCGTCGGCAGTGTGGCGCGGCTCGTGGTTCGACCGTGCCGCGTCCACCAGCGCGGTGGCGGTGGTCTCGGTACCGGAGTTCCTTGTCGCCACGCTCGCGGTGCTGGTGTTCGCCGTCCAGTTGAAATGGCTGCCGGCGCTCTCGTACGTCAGCGACATCGAGTCGCTCGGCCAGCTGCTGCGCGCCTTCGCGATGCCGGTGCTGACGCTGTGCTGCGTCATCGTCGCGCAGATGATGCGCATGAGCCGCGCCGCGGTGATCGACCAGCTGGAGGCGCCGTACATCGAGATGGTGCGCCTGAAGGGCGCATCGCCGCTGCGCATCGTGCTGGCGCACGCGCTGCCCAACGCGGTCGGCCCGATCGCGAACGCCGTCGCGCTGAGCCTGTCGTACCTGCTCGGCGGCGTCATCATCGTCGAGACGATCTTCAACTACCCCGGCATCGCGAAGCTGATGGTCGATGGCGTGTCGCAGCGCGACATGCCGCTGGTGCAGGCCTGCGCAATGCTGTTCTGCGCCGGCTACCTGATACTCGTGACGACGGCCGACGTCTTCGGCATCTTGGCGAATCCGCGGTTGCGCCATCGCTGA
- a CDS encoding ABC transporter substrate-binding protein: protein MTDRKPLDTFVGPEESRRLFGALQRGATRRDILAMLMAGGMQATLAGGLATTALSAHAQTPKRGGKIRVAGATAAATDTLDPAKQSNQTDYSRCNMIYNGLTSLDGSLTPQPALAESFTTKDAKTWVFTLRKGVTFHDGKALTPADVVYSISRHKDPATASKAKVLADQIESVKATGPNEVTVVLTSPNADLPVIVGTFHFHIVKEGTTDFAAGIGTGPYKLKEFKPGVRSVVVRNENYWKPGKPYLDEIEFVGIGDESARVNALLSGGMELVGSVNPRSVARITGTPGFAVFKTQSGQYSDLIMRKDVGPGTNPDFVLAMKHLFDREQMKKTIALDQAVVANDQPVDPTNRFYFAGLPQRAFDPEKAKFHLKKAGVSGAVPVVASPAALYSVEMALVMQQTAKGVGLDLDVKRMPADGYWSNHWLNSPVGFGNVNPRPSADILLTQFFKSDAQWNESRWKSEKFDQVLVAARAETDLAKRKQMYADLQTMIHEQAGIGIPLFLASLDGHSAKLKGLSPIPVGGLMGYNFAENVWLETAA from the coding sequence ATGACAGATCGCAAGCCTCTCGACACTTTCGTCGGCCCGGAAGAAAGCCGGCGCCTGTTTGGTGCGCTGCAGCGCGGCGCGACGCGTCGCGACATCCTCGCCATGCTGATGGCCGGCGGCATGCAGGCCACCCTGGCCGGCGGCCTCGCGACGACGGCGCTTTCGGCGCACGCGCAGACGCCCAAGCGCGGCGGCAAGATCCGCGTGGCCGGCGCCACGGCGGCCGCCACCGATACGCTGGATCCGGCGAAGCAGTCCAACCAGACCGACTACTCGCGCTGCAACATGATCTACAACGGGCTAACCTCGCTGGACGGCAGCCTGACGCCGCAGCCCGCGCTGGCCGAGTCGTTCACGACCAAGGACGCCAAGACCTGGGTGTTCACGCTTCGCAAGGGCGTGACCTTCCACGACGGCAAGGCGCTCACGCCGGCCGACGTCGTGTACTCGATCTCGCGCCACAAGGACCCGGCAACCGCCTCCAAGGCGAAGGTGCTGGCCGACCAGATCGAGAGCGTGAAGGCCACCGGCCCCAACGAGGTGACGGTCGTGCTGACTTCACCGAACGCGGACCTGCCCGTCATCGTCGGCACCTTCCACTTCCACATCGTCAAGGAAGGCACCACCGACTTCGCCGCCGGCATCGGCACCGGGCCGTACAAGCTGAAGGAGTTCAAGCCGGGCGTGCGCTCGGTGGTGGTGCGCAACGAGAACTACTGGAAGCCCGGCAAGCCCTATCTCGACGAGATCGAGTTCGTCGGCATCGGCGACGAAAGCGCGCGCGTCAACGCGCTGCTGTCCGGCGGCATGGAGCTGGTCGGCTCGGTGAACCCACGCTCGGTGGCTCGCATCACCGGCACGCCGGGGTTCGCGGTCTTCAAGACGCAATCGGGCCAGTACTCGGACCTGATCATGCGCAAGGATGTCGGGCCGGGCACGAACCCCGACTTCGTGCTGGCGATGAAGCACCTGTTCGACCGCGAGCAGATGAAGAAGACGATCGCGCTCGACCAGGCAGTGGTGGCCAACGACCAGCCTGTCGATCCGACGAACCGCTTCTACTTCGCAGGCCTGCCGCAGCGAGCGTTCGATCCGGAGAAGGCGAAGTTCCACCTGAAGAAGGCCGGCGTGAGCGGCGCGGTGCCGGTCGTCGCGTCGCCGGCGGCGCTGTACTCGGTCGAGATGGCGCTGGTGATGCAGCAGACGGCCAAGGGCGTCGGCCTTGACCTCGACGTCAAGCGCATGCCGGCCGACGGCTACTGGAGCAACCACTGGCTGAACAGCCCGGTGGGCTTCGGCAACGTCAACCCGCGGCCGAGCGCCGACATCCTGCTGACGCAGTTCTTCAAGTCCGACGCGCAGTGGAACGAGTCGCGCTGGAAGAGCGAGAAGTTCGACCAGGTGCTCGTCGCCGCTCGCGCCGAGACCGACCTGGCCAAGCGCAAGCAGATGTATGCCGACCTGCAGACCATGATCCACGAGCAGGCCGGCATCGGCATCCCGCTGTTCCTGGCCAGCCTGGACGGCCACAGCGCGAAGCTGAAAGGCCTGTCGCCGATCCCGGTGGGCGGCCTGATGGGCTACAACTTCGCCGAGAACGTGTGGCTCGAGACGGCGGCCTGA